Below is a genomic region from Actinoallomurus bryophytorum.
TCGGGGAGTACCAGGCCATCCAGTGGCAGATCGCCGACTCCCAGGTGGAGATCGAGGCGACCAAGTGGCTCACCCTGTACGCGGCCTGGCGCGTACAGCAGGGCCTGGACGCCCGGCACGCCTCCTCGATCGCCAAGCTCAACGGTGCCGAGATGGCCAACAAGGTCGTGGACCGCGTCCTGCAGATCCACGGCGGCATGGGCTACACCAAGGAGCTGCCGATCGAGCGCTGGTACCGCGAGCTGCGCCTGCTGCGCATCTACGAGGGCACCGACGAGATCCAGCGCCGTACGATCGCCCGCAACCTCCTGAAGGGTCACGTGCGCCTCGGCGGGATCGGGGAGTGACCCCGGCGCCGGGGGTCCGCGCGCTGTTCAACCCGGCCTCGATCGCCATGGTCGGTGCCACGGACAAGTCGGGCTGGTCGGTGAACACGCTGGCCAACCTGGACCGGCACGGCTTCGACGGGCCGGTCTACCTGGTCAACCCGCGTACCGAGACCGTGCACGGCCGGCGGGCGTACCGGAGCCTGAGCGACCTCCCCGGGCCGGTCGACCTCGCCTATGTCATGGTGCCGACCGCCGTCGTCCTCGACGTGCTGGAGGAGGGCGCGCGGCTCGGCATCCGCAACTACGTGGTGCTGACCGCGGGCTTCGGCGAGACCGGTCCGGAGGGGCGCGAGCTGGAGGGGGAGCTGGCCGACTGCTGCCGGGCGAACGGGCTCACCGTGCTCGGCCCGAACGGCAACGGCTTCATCAACGCCGCCACCTCCGTGACCCCGTACGGCCTGCCGATCCCGCCGCCGCTGCTGTCCGGCTCGGTCGGCGTCGTGCTGCAGAGCGGCGCGCTGGCCAGCTCCGTGCTCGCCTTCAGCCAGGCACGCGGCATCGGCCTCAGCCTGCTCACCTCGATGGGCAACGAGGCCGTCGTCTCGGTCACCGACGTGATCGACCATCTCGTGGACGATCCGGCGACGAAGGTCATCGCGCTCTTCCTGGAGTCGGTCCGGCGGCCGGGAGAGTTCGCCCGTGCGGCACGCAGGGCGCTGGAGGCGGGCAAGCCGATCGTCGCGCTCAAGATCGGCCGGAGCGGGCTCGCCTCGCGTACCGCGCAGGCGCACACTGGAGCGCTCGTCGGCGACGACGCCGTCATCGACGCGGCGTTCGGCCGGCTCGGCGTCGTACGCGTGCGGTCGCTCGAAGATCTGATCATCACGGCGGGACTGCTCGCCTCGTCCGGGCCGCTGCCCGGCCCACGCCTCGGCGTGGTCACCCCGTCCGGCGGCGCCTCGGAGATCATCGCCGACCGGGCCCAGGACGAGGGGCTCGAACTGCCGCCCTTCGCCGAGGAGACCGTCGCACGGCTCACCGAGATCATGCCGGAGTTCGGCAGCGCGGCGAACCCGCTGGACGTGACCGGGTACGTCGTCGTCGACCGGACACTGCTCGGCCGCGCGCTGCGGATCGTGGCCGAGGATCCGGGCATCGACGTCGTCATGCTGCTGTCGGACCTGCCGAGGATCGAGCCGCCCGACCCCGAGCCGGTCTTCCGCCTGTACGAGACCAGCACGCGCCTCATCGGCGAGTCGCCGCGGCCGGTCGTCATCGTCGCCAACGTGCTGACGGACGTCGGCGCGTTCGCGCGCACGCTCCAGGAGCGCACCGGGTACCCGCACGTTGTCGGCGGCATCGAGCACGGGATGTCCGCCATCGGCGCCGCCGTGCGATGGTCGCGGGCGCGAGCCCAGGTGTCACCGCGGCCGGTGCCGGTGGCGCCGGTCGTGACCGGTGAAGGCACGGCCGTGACCGGTACGGGCACGTGGGCCGAGCATCTTGCGGCGGCGTTCCTCGCGGACCACGGTGTGCCGGTGGTGCCGTCCGAGCTCGTGCCGGACGAGGCGGCCGCCGTGGCCGCGGCCGACGGGTTCGGCTATCCGGTCGTGCTGAAGGCCGCCGCCGAGGGGCTGGGCCACAAGAGCGACGTCGGCGGCGTACGGCTGGGCCTCACGTCGGCCGAGGACGTACGCCGGGCGTACCGGGAGATCCGCGCGGCCGCCGGCGGGATCGGCGCGCTGGTCCAGCCGCAGCGGCACGGCGGTGTCGAACTCCTGGTCGGCATCGTGCGCGACCCGAACTGGGGCCTGGTCCTGGCGGTCGGCCTCGGCGGCGTCTGGGTGGAGGTCCTGAAGGACTCCGCCTTGCGGCTGCTGCCGGTCGGCGCCGCCGAGGTACGGGAGGCGCTCGGCGAACTGCGCGGAGCCGGACTGCTCCAGGGCGCCCGCGGCACCGAACCCGCCGACCTGGACGCGGTGGCCGAGACCGTCGCCCGCGTCTGCGCCCTGGCCGATGGCCTGGGCGACGACCTGGAGTCCCTGGAGATCAACCCGCTCCTGGTACGCGGCTCACGGATCGAGGCCCTGGACGCGCTGATCACCTGGCGCACCTGACGGTCGGCGGCCCGGCAGACCTGGACGGTCGCCCATTCCTGGGTCGCGGAGCCCGCGCGCCCCGCGCTAGGTGGTTCTCGACCCGCGCCACCGTGACGCCGCGAAGCGGTTGACCGGCCGGGGCGGCGTCATCGAGAACGCCGCGTCGACCATGCGCCTCGCCTCGTCCGGGTAGCGCCGGATCAGAACCGAGAGCTGCGACAGGTCTGCGATCCAAGAGAGTCCGGGCTCGGGTGGGGCCCCGTGACCACGTCTAGCAGGCTGCGATTCGGATGGCTGGAGTCGCCGCCCGTCGAGCTGGAGTCCGCTGGAGCCGGACATAAGGGGTCGCGTATGGAAGAGCCGCCGAACACGCCACAGGCGATCTGGGGGCGCGAGCTGAAGCACTACCGGAACCGCGCCGGGCTCACGCAGGCAGAGTTGGCGGCACGCCTCTACTGCTCGGACTCGCTCATCAGCTCAATAGAGACCGGGCAGGTCCCGGCGATGCCTGACTTCGCCGAGGCGGCCGATCGGGAACTCAGCACCGATGGCGTGTTGGTCCGTACGCTCGACTTTCGGAAGAACGAGCCCGCCTACCCGACGTGGTTCACGGCCCTAGGCGGGGTGGTCAGCACGCGCACGGACGACATCGCCACGGTCACTGCGTCTTGGGAGTCGATCAGTCGCGCGGCCCTACCTGAGGACATGTCCCGAGGCTTGATCCTCAAGACAGCAGAGGAGCTATGGGAACACCACAGCTAGACGACCTCGAATGGCGCAAGGCGAGTCCGAGCAACGACACAGGCTCGGCTTGCGTCGAGATCGCGGTCCTCGACTCGGACCGCGACTGACAGAGCCCGATCCGACGGGTGGCCCGCACCGCAGCCGGTGAGGGCCACCCCGGGGACCTACTTGTAGCTCAGCCAGGTGCCGATCGGCCTGCGCTGACCGACGGCGGGGCGGTTGTAGTCACAGACACCCGTGCGGAACGTCGACCGCAGCTGCTTCTGCTCCTCGGCCGTGAACGTGACCGGGTAGTCGCGGAAGTTCAGCGGCTTCAGCGCGCACTTCATGGCGTCCATCGACAGGCTCTCCCCGGCCGCCATGCGGGTGTTGGCGGCCACGGGGTACTTCGCCCCGCACTGCCCGCCGGCCGGGTAGGTGAGGGGTTCGCGAATGCGCTCGGTCGCCGACAGGTAGCAGCCGTCGCCCAGGTCGGACGGGCGGTCGGCGACGACCTTGTGCCGCAGGTCGCGGCCCGAGTGGTCGGCGTCGATCGCGGTCAGCCAGCGTTCCATGGCGCCGAACTCGTACACCGCCGCGGCGGTCGCCTCGGCGGTGGTCGGGTCGCTCTCGATGATGACCTGGTTGGCCGCGGTGCCGCTCGCGTGCAGCAGCCGCTGCCGCATCACGAACGACCACTCCGTCGTGTGGATGTCGTTGCCCGGCCCGGCGAAGTCCAGGTCCGTGCGCTGGTCGATGATCGGGGTCTGCCGCAGGCCCTGCGACGCCGCGTTGACGAGGTCGTCGGCGTACACCGTGTTCAGTGCCTTCGGGTCCGCGGCGAGGCGCTGTGCCACCGGCTTACCGGTGTAGTCCAGGCCGCCGATGGCGGTGTTGAGCGCGGTGAACTCGGCCGGTGTGATCGCCTTCGCCTTCAGCGCCGCCAGTCCGTACTGGACGCCGACGTTGTCCAGCGGGCTGCGGACGAACCCGGTACGCGGGTCGCGGCCGAGCTGGTTGACGAACTGCTCGTTGGAGTTGCACTTGACGCCGCCCGGGTTGGTGACCGGGTCCCAGCGCGCGGACACCGGGATCGCCGCGTTGCAGCTGTCCGTGGCCGTGGACCGGCTGGCGAAGGTCTGGTCCCAGGACACGCAGGTCGTGTAGTCGTTGAACCCGGCGATGGCCTTCTTCTGCGCGTCGGTGAACGCGGTGCCGGGACCGGCGAAGAAACGGTCCAGCAGCCGGCAGTCCGAGACCGGGCCGGCCGTGCTCAGCGGGTCGGGGAAGGACACGCCGGGGATGATGCCGTCCACGATGCCCGGGTAGTTCTCGGCGATGTCGTACTGCTGGATGGCACCGCCGGAGCCGCCCCAGCCGATCGTGTGGGCGACCGGGCCGTACGTCTCGACGAAGTGCTCCTTGACCATCATCGCCGCCTCGGCCGAGATGATCGGGCTGCAGTTGTTGTCCAGCACGTTGAGGGTGGAGGAGGCGACCGCGTAGCCCTGACCCAGGAACAGGTCGTTCAGCACGCCGCCGGTCCCGCTGCCCTGGTGGTAGCCGGCGTTGCAGCCTCCGCCGAAGGTGTAGACGAGCCGGTCGTTCCAGCTCCTGTCCGGGGCGACCGGGGAGGGCGCGGCGCCGTCGTACAGGGCCGCGATCTCATAGACCGCGCGGTCGATCGTGCCGCGCTCGACCCGCACGATGTAGGGCACCTTGGCGCCGTTCACCGTCGCGGTGGCCAGGTCCGCGGGGCGGCTGGACGGGTCGGCCAGCGGCGCGTACGCGCCCGCCGTCGTGCGGTACTGGTAGCTCACCTGGGTGGGCGCGGAGCAGAACGGCTGCGACGCCGCCGGCAGCCCGAACGCCTGGGTCTCGCAGTAGAACGGAAGCTGCTGGCGGCCGGAGAGCACCGGCCCGGTGATGGGGTGGTTCGTGACGCGCAGGGAGGCGTGGTCGCCGGACTGGCGGGCCTCCAGCGTGTTGGCGCCCTCCCGCAGGCCGCCCACCACCCCGAGGAGGCTGCCGTCGGACTGCCGGCGCAGGCCCGAGGTCACGTCGTGCCCGTTCGCGCTGACGGTCGTCGGCCGCGAGCCCGCCGGGACGACGCGGATCAGCACCTGGCCGCCGCTGACGAACTGCGGCCGGGGGTTCGAGACGGACTCGATGGTCAACCGCGAATGCGATGCCGACCCGTACGCCGCCGTCGCCGGCAGCAGGGGCACCGCCGTCGCCAGTGCGATACAGGCGATGGCCGAACGCCATCTTCGATCTGCCACTAGCCGCTCCGCTCACTCATGGCACCGCGCCCGCGGTGCCGGAACCGGTAACACCGCCCGCGGAGGCTGCGGGCGGGCGTCTACCCCCGGATCAGGACCGCCGGTTGCCGAGGACCAGAGTGGCGGCCGACATGAACATCCCGCCGTTGCCGAGCACCACGCCGACCTCGACGTCCGGCACCTGCGCGGCCGCCTCGCCGCGCAGCTGGCGGATCGACTCCTGCATCGCGAACATGCCGTACATGCCGGTGTGGGTGTATGACAGGCCGCCGCCGTTGGTGTTCATCGGCAGCCGTCCGCCCGGCGAGGTGTGGCCCTCCTCGATGAACGCGCCGGCCTCGCCGCGCCCGACGAAGCCCATGTCCTCCAGCCCGTAGATGGGGACGTGGGCGAACGCGTCGTAGATCATCAGGTGGTCGACGTCGGCATGGGTGATCTTTGCGTCGGCGAACGCGGCCTGGCTGGAGAGCCGGAACGACCGCGACGTGGTGAAGTCCTCCATCTGCGAGATGATGGGAGACTCCGCCGACTCGCCGGATCCCAGCACGTACACCGGTGGCTTGCGGGTGCCGAGTGCCTCGGCACGCTCGCGCGAGGTCACGACCAGCGCCCCGCCGCCGTCGGTGACCAGGCAGCATTCGAGCAGGTGGAACGGATAGGCGACGAGCCGCGAGGCGAGCACGTCCTCGACCGTGACCAGGTCGCGCATTGCCGCGCGTGGGTTGCGGCTGGACCATCTGCGCTGGGCGACCGCCACCGAGGCGAGCTGCTCGTGGGTGAGGCCGGTCTCCTTCATGTACCGCAGTGCCGTGACCGTGAACGTGGTCGCCGGACCCATGGTCCCGTACGGCAGCTCGAACTGGCCCGGCAGAGAGTCCCGTCCGAACGCGCGCGGCGGAGCGCCGACCCGCGACCGGCCCGACTCGCCGTGCGTGATCAGCACCGTGTGGCACAGCCCGGCCCTGATCGCCGCCAGCGCGTGCCGTACGTGGAACAGGAAGGACGTGCCGCCGACCGACGTGCCGTCCAGCCAGGCCGGGGTGATGCCGAGGGCGTGCGCGACCTGTACCGGGCCGGGCGTGCCGACCGTCGCGACCCCGTCGACGTCGTCCTTGGTCAGGCCCGCGTCGGCGAGCGCGTTGCATGCGCCCTCCAGGTGGAGCTCGAACACCGAACGGTCCGGCAGCCGCCCGATCTCGTCGGTCTCGGCCGCGCCGACGATGACGATGTCCGTGCTCATCGCTCGCCCCCAGTGGCCGGCGCGGCGGCCGGCGCGAAGAGCGGCACGTGGACGTCGCCGCGCGGCTCGAAGACCACGCGTAGCGGCATGTCCAGCTCGAGGTTCTCCGGCGTGATCTCGATGCCTACGATGTTCGTCATCATCCGTACGCCCTCTTCGAGCTCGACCACGGCGATCGCGTACGGGCCGTCCTCCGCGAAGCCCGGCGCGGGGCGGTGGCTGATGACGTAGGAGTAGAGGGTGGCCCGCCCGCTGACCGTGACCCACTCGACGTCGGAGGTGCCGCAGTGCGGGCAGACCGGACGCGGATAGAAGTAGTGCCGCAGGCAGGCGAGGCAGCGCTGGACGCGCAGCTCTCCGGCGGCGGCGCCGTCCCAGAACGGCCGCGTCTCGGGGGTCGGCTTCGGAATGGCCTTGGGGACCGCCGCGGGCTGGTCGGTGGGCATCGTCGCCCCTTCTGTGGAGCTTTGGCACCCCCTTGGATGCGACGAGCATTCTAGAATGGTTTTCTAAAAGTGTGCCAGCCCCGAGGCACGTCCGGTTCGGACACACCCCGGGGCGGCCGGGTCAGGCGGTCTGCTCCCGGGTGTTCGTCCCGGACGCCGGGGCGCCCAGGTCGCGTTCGATCTCCTCCAGCGTGCGGTTCTTCGTCTCCGGCACCTTGGTGAGGAAGAAGACGATGCCCACGACGCCCATCACGGCGTACAGGCTGAACGTCCACGCCTTGCCGATGCCGTCGACGAGCTGCAGGAAGTAGTACGACACGAAGAAGTTGGCGCCCCAGTTGAACACGCTGCACACGGCCATCGCCGAGCCACGGACGCCCAGCGGGAAGATCTCGGAGATCATCAGCCAGAACCCCGGGCCGAGCCCGATGGCGAAGGACGCGATGAACAGCACCAGCGCGACCAGCGCCACCCAGGGCGCCGAGTCCTTCCAGTCGAAGGCGAAGAACGCGGCGAGCGTCAGGAGCGCGACGGTGAGCCCGATGGTGCCGGCGATGAGCAGCGCGCGGCGGCCGACCAGGTCCAGGAGCAGCACGGCGATGATCGTGAACACGACGTTGGTGATGCCGACCGACAGCGCCTGCGCGATCGCGTCGTTGGCGTGCAGGCCGGTGTAGGTGAGGATCGTCGGTGAGAAGTACACGACGGTGTTCACCCCGACCACCTGCTGGATGACGGCCAGGCCGATCCCGATGACGAGCATCGGCCGCAGGGAGGGCCGGAGCAGCGCCCGCAGTCCCGAGCTCCGCTCCTCCGCCAGCACCGACTCGATCTCGGAGAGTTCCTCCTCGACGTCCTCGCCCCTGCGCGTACGCCGCAGCACCTCGCGCGCCTCGTCACGGCGGCCCTTCTGCATCAGCCAGCGCGGCGAGTAGGGCACGAAGAGCATGCCGATCACCAGGAACACGCCCGGCAGGGCGCCGATGCCGAGCATCCAGCGCCAGTTCGAGCCGACGTTGCGGAGCGCGAAGTCGATGAGGTACGCGACGAGGATGCCCACCGTCACCATCAGCTGGTTGTACGAGACGGTGCCGCCGCGGATCTTCGGCGGCGTGTGCTCGGCGATGTAGAGCGGCACCACCGCCGAGGCCGCGCCGACGGCCAGGCCCAGGACCATCCGTGCCGCGACCAGCTGGCCCGACGACTGGGCGAACGCCGCCGCGAGGGCCGCCGCGACGTACACGATGCCGGAGATCAGCAGCGTCCATCTCCTGCTGATCAGGTCCGCCAGGCGCCCTCCGGCGAGCGCGCCGACGACGGCGCCGACGAGCAGCCCGGCGACGATCCAGGACTGGGCGAGATCACCCGCGTGCAGGTCCTTCTTGATGTAGAGCAGAGCACCGGAGATGACACCGGTGTCGTAGCCGAACAGCAGCCCGCCGAGGGCGGCCAGGAGGGAGATCTTCAACACGAAGGGGTTGCGCGAGGCCTCGCGCAGGTAACTCGGCATGCCGTGTGCTCCTCTCGACGACGTCGGGGCTCGATGCCGTCTGTGACACGGCCGTCGCGAGCCGCGATGTCCGCGTCGAACAACGCGCCTACCCGCTTTGGGGCCCTTCATGTACGGCCCCGGCGTACCGCGCATAAGCCACGAACGACGCGCGCCCCCGTGCCGCAGGGGGCCGTTGCGCCGGGCCGGTCAAGAGGCGTGAGGGCCGGGGGAGCGGGCGTGGTGGATCTCCCGCGCGGCGGGCGAACGAGCGGCGGTCAGGCAATGAGGGTCTAGCGCCAGATCCTGATGAGCTCCGAGGCCAAGGCCGGGAGGTCCGGTGCGACGATGTTGGGCTGCGGCAGGGAGCGGACCGGCAGCGGGGCGTTGCCGGGCCGGGTGACCAGTCCCGCGGTGTAGCCGTTGCTCTGGGCCCCCACCGTGTCCCACACGTGTGCCGCGACCATGAAGCACGAGAACGCCGGTACGCCCAGGTCCTGGGCCACCATGTGGTAGACCTGCGGCGCGGGCTTGTAGGCGCGGACGGTGTCGATGGTGAACTGCCGCTCGAAGAAGGACGCGATACCCGCATGCTCCAGCGGGCTCTTGCCCTTCGGGTTGGGCGGGGAGTTCGTCAGCGTCACCAGGCGGAAGCCCGCGTCCTTCAGCTGCCGCAGGCCCGGCTCGACGTCGGGATGCGCGGGCATCGTCAGCATTCCCGTCCTGAGCTCCTCGACGTCGGACGGCTTGACCTCCACTCCGTGGATGTCGCCGACCATCTGGAGCAGCCCCTGGCCCAGGGTGAAGTACTCCTCGTAGAGGCCGGACAGAGTGATCGTCATGGAGTACATGATCAGGTGGCCCAGCCACTCGCGCAGCACGCGCCTGTCGCCGAAGACCCTCTCGAACAGGGGCCCCAGCGACTCGAAATCGATCAGCGTCTCGTTGACGTCGAATACGAGCACCGAAGGTTCTTCGCCGATCCACTGCGCCTTGTCGTCGGCCATGTCCCTGTCACTCCAGTCCCCCGGACACCAGATCTTCTGGATCTACCCTGGCGTCCGTACCGGCACCCCTCAGGACCAGTCAGGATGTGCCATGTTCCCCTGCGAGGGAGAGATCCGCTGTTCGTGCCGGTCCGAGACACGTATCGCCCAGATGCTCGGGAGCGCCGTGGCGCCGCGGGCGACCGCGATCCAGGTGCCGTCCGGTGACCAGGTGGCGTCCATGTCGCGGGTGCTGTCGGAGGTCAGCTGACGCGCCGTGCCCTTGCCGTCGGCGGTGGTGATCCAGATGTGCCGGGTGTCCTTGGTGGGCTGGTCGGTGTAGGCCATCTGCTTGCAGTCGGGGGAGAAGGACGGGTCGTTGACGTCGTGGTCCACGTGCGTCACCTGGACACGGCCCTTGCCGGGCGTGGCCGCGTCGACCGTGAAGATCGTCTGGAGGCCGCCGGTCCTCCTGCTCCAGAACGCCACCCGGCTCCCGCACCAGGCGGGGTCGTCCTTGAACGCATCGTCGGTCGTGAGCCGCAGCGTCGAATGCGGGGCGGCGACGTCGACCACGTCGATCTGGCGTCCCGTGCCGGCCTTGGCGACGAACGCGATCTTCTTCCCGTCCGGTGACCAGGCGACCCGGCTCCGGCCGGACATCTGGTTGGTCACCATGGCGGCCCCGGAACCGTCGGCGTTCATGACCCACAGCTCGTTGACGGCGAGGCCGGTGGACCGGGTGAAGGCGATCTTCTTTCTGTCCGGTGACCACCGGGGCAGGATGTCGCAGGTGTCATTCCTCGCGAGTACGTAGCTCGCCTTGGCCGTCGTGGGGACCAGCTTCCCGATGCTGCCGTAGCACTTGTCCGGCCAGCCGGGCTGCCGGTCGATGCGCACCACCAGCGGGTCGTCCGGCAGGGGAGCCGGGCCCGCCGCCGTCGTGGTCCCGCTCGGCTTCTTGTCGTCCGGGCGGAAGGCCAGCCAGCCGGTCACCGCGCCGGCCGCGAGGACGACCACCACCGCACCGGCCAGCACCGCCCGGCGTCCGCCTCGGCCCTGACCCGGCCGGCCGGAGGGCTCGGGAGGCCGTCCCGTGGGCGGACGCGTGCCGGGGCCGGACGGCCGGGTCGGTGACTCGAGCGGAGAACCCGCCGCCACGGTCGCGGGAGCCGAGCCGAACGCCCCGGCGCCACGAGGGACCGGCCCGCCGCCGTACGCGGTCGGGGGCCCGGCGTCATGAGAGGTGGGCGGCCGGTCGCCGTACGCCGTCGGAGGCCCGGACTCGAGGGGGGTGCCGTACGCCGTCGGAGGCCCGGAACCGCGCGCCGCGTCCGGCGGTGAGCCCGCCGGAGGACCGGCAGGGGGAGGACCGGCGGGCGAGGGCGCCTCCCGCGTCGACTCGCCCATCACGCGCGTGGCACCGCGCGGCGCCAGCGGGACCGGCGACTGCCACGCGGTCAGCGTGCCCAGTACCGCCGCCTCGCTGCTCTCACCGCCGACCATCGTCAGCAGCAGGTCCCTGGCGGTGGGACGGTTGCGCGGTTCCTTGTCCAGCGCGGCCCGCACCAGCCGGTCCAGCGGGCTGGGCAGCTCTCCCACCTGGGGGTCGCCGTGCAGCAGCCGGGCCGACATCACCGAGAAGTCGCCCGTGCCGAAGGGGTTGATCCCGTTCTGGGCGAACGCGACGAGGCAGCCCCAGGAGAAGATGTCGGCCGCCGTCGTCACCTGCTGCTGCAGGATCCGCTCGGGCGCCATCCAGCCGGGGCTGCCGACGAGCTGGCCGGTCATCGTGAGACCGGACGCGACGTCCAGCGCACGTGCGATGCCGAAGTCGATGACGCGGGGCCCGGAGTAGGACAGCATCACGTTCGCGGGCTTGAGATCACGGTGGATCAGCCCCGCGGCGTGGATGGCGACCAGGGCGGCGGCCACGCCGACCGCCACGCCCTGGAGCATGCCGGGCGACAGCTCGCCGTGCTCCTTGACGTAGTCCTTCAGCGAGACGCCGTCGATGTATTCGGTCACCATGTAGGCGCGATCGGCGGACTCGCCGTGGTCGAGCACCTGCGCGGTGCAGAACGACGCCACCCGCTGGGCGTTGGTCACCTCTTCACGGAAGCGCGCCACGAATCCCGGGTCGTGGGCGAGCTCCGGGCGTACGACCTTGATCGCGACCTGGCGGCCGTCGGGGCCGCGCCCGAGATAGACGGCCCCCATGCCGCCCTCGCCGATCCGCCCCAGGATCGTGTAGGACCCGACTCTCTCGGGGTCGTCGGGCCGGAGCGGCCGCCCTGTACCCGTACGTCGCTGACTCTCCACCCGAAGCCCCGCCCTCTTCACGCTGGCTTATGACCGTACCTCGCAAAGCACCCGCCCAACATGCCGGAAATCCCGGAACCGCCTTGTTGGGCCGGTACCTTTTCGACGCTCGGAGCAGGCCGAATGATCGGGTGACTTTCGCCGAGCCGAACGGCGGGCACGCCCTGACATCTCCTTCGGGGCAGGGTCAACGCGCGATGGGGGCGCGGAGCTGCGGTTCCACGCGTCAGGGGCGGGCGCCGGTCAGGCCGGGACGCGGTGTACGCCGCGTCTTCACCGTCCTCGGCCGCGGTTTCGGGTTCGGCTGGAAGGCGGCCCGTACGCGTCCGGATCCGGCCCGGCCTCCGGTGGCGCCGTGACCTGCGGGACGCTTCCGTCAACGGCGCCGTTCCGGGCGAGACG
It encodes:
- a CDS encoding protein kinase domain-containing protein: MESQRRTGTGRPLRPDDPERVGSYTILGRIGEGGMGAVYLGRGPDGRQVAIKVVRPELAHDPGFVARFREEVTNAQRVASFCTAQVLDHGESADRAYMVTEYIDGVSLKDYVKEHGELSPGMLQGVAVGVAAALVAIHAAGLIHRDLKPANVMLSYSGPRVIDFGIARALDVASGLTMTGQLVGSPGWMAPERILQQQVTTAADIFSWGCLVAFAQNGINPFGTGDFSVMSARLLHGDPQVGELPSPLDRLVRAALDKEPRNRPTARDLLLTMVGGESSEAAVLGTLTAWQSPVPLAPRGATRVMGESTREAPSPAGPPPAGPPAGSPPDAARGSGPPTAYGTPLESGPPTAYGDRPPTSHDAGPPTAYGGGPVPRGAGAFGSAPATVAAGSPLESPTRPSGPGTRPPTGRPPEPSGRPGQGRGGRRAVLAGAVVVVLAAGAVTGWLAFRPDDKKPSGTTTAAGPAPLPDDPLVVRIDRQPGWPDKCYGSIGKLVPTTAKASYVLARNDTCDILPRWSPDRKKIAFTRSTGLAVNELWVMNADGSGAAMVTNQMSGRSRVAWSPDGKKIAFVAKAGTGRQIDVVDVAAPHSTLRLTTDDAFKDDPAWCGSRVAFWSRRTGGLQTIFTVDAATPGKGRVQVTHVDHDVNDPSFSPDCKQMAYTDQPTKDTRHIWITTADGKGTARQLTSDSTRDMDATWSPDGTWIAVARGATALPSIWAIRVSDRHEQRISPSQGNMAHPDWS